From the genome of Mycoplasma putrefaciens KS1, one region includes:
- the rpsE gene encoding 30S ribosomal protein S5 translates to MTAELNSVETKQTNVNVEKTSTQKPENKKFDRKSKSNTRSAKIQKDDFEEKVVAIRRVTKVTKGGRHFRFAAVVVVGNKKGLVGMGTGKANEVPEAIKKAIKEAKKNLVVVPLRDATVPHEIIGTFGAGKILIKPAKAGTGVIAGGPARAVIELAGISDVYAKSLGSNNPINMIRATMKGLQSMQTLKRVNELRYLKTIAKEVKVVAKQPEKLAEKTVEIQSKQPEKPVEKLAEKQPEKPAKKTTTKKIEPVAE, encoded by the coding sequence ATGACAGCAGAATTAAACTCAGTAGAAACAAAACAAACTAATGTTAATGTTGAAAAAACTTCTACTCAAAAACCAGAAAATAAAAAATTTGATAGAAAAAGTAAATCAAATACAAGATCAGCAAAAATTCAAAAAGATGATTTTGAAGAAAAAGTTGTAGCAATTAGACGTGTTACTAAAGTTACTAAGGGTGGACGTCACTTTAGATTTGCAGCAGTTGTTGTGGTAGGTAATAAAAAAGGTCTAGTTGGTATGGGAACTGGAAAAGCTAACGAAGTTCCTGAAGCTATTAAAAAAGCTATTAAAGAAGCTAAGAAAAACTTAGTTGTTGTTCCATTGCGAGACGCAACAGTTCCACATGAGATTATCGGAACTTTTGGAGCTGGTAAGATTTTAATTAAACCAGCTAAAGCTGGTACTGGAGTAATTGCTGGTGGACCAGCTCGTGCTGTGATTGAACTAGCAGGTATTTCAGATGTTTATGCTAAATCTTTAGGAAGTAATAATCCAATTAACATGATTAGAGCAACTATGAAAGGTTTACAATCAATGCAAACCTTAAAAAGAGTTAATGAACTAAGATATCTAAAAACAATTGCTAAAGAAGTTAAAGTTGTTGCAAAACAACCTGAAAAGCTAGCTGAAAAAACTGTGGAAATACAGTCAAAACAACCTGAAAAACCAGTTGAAAAGTTAGCTGAAAAACAACCTGAAAAGCCAGCTAAAAAAACTACTACTAAAAAAATTGAACCTGTTGCAGAATAA
- the rplO gene encoding 50S ribosomal protein L15 — translation MKLNELKYTPGSKKKATRVGRGMASGKGKTATRGHKGQNSRSGGGVRPGFEGGQTPLFRRLPKIGFTSLNQKKYFILNLSDLEKLNLNSINHETLINAKIIKNDKILIKILANGTLTKKIDVKVNKISKSAQTEIEKLGGKVEVI, via the coding sequence ATGAAACTAAATGAATTAAAATACACTCCAGGCAGCAAGAAAAAAGCTACTAGAGTTGGTAGAGGAATGGCTTCTGGAAAAGGAAAAACTGCAACTAGAGGTCACAAAGGACAAAATTCACGTTCAGGTGGTGGAGTACGTCCTGGGTTTGAAGGAGGACAAACTCCTTTATTTAGAAGACTACCTAAAATTGGATTTACTTCTTTAAATCAAAAAAAATATTTTATTTTAAATTTAAGCGATTTAGAAAAGTTAAATCTAAATTCAATTAATCATGAGACTTTAATTAATGCTAAAATAATTAAGAATGACAAAATTTTAATAAAAATTCTAGCAAATGGTACATTAACAAAAAAAATTGATGTTAAAGTCAACAAGATTTCAAAATCAGCACAAACTGAAATTGAAAAACTTGGAGGAAAAGTAGAGGTGATCTAA
- the secY gene encoding preprotein translocase subunit SecY: MAKSTVEDKKNQNRKFALKSLNKKNDFVKTNFFIKNKDLVYRIAFTLLALVIIRIGVYITVPGVRLDPKFAAETSRIQFFQLLSTLGGGSVGRFSILALGVSPYITASIIVQLLSTDVIPVLTRWNKSGERGRKKLDRLTKIIMIPFAIMQAEATIFTLSSQGLITPGWDDANSLAGPAFYYILVPLIMLAGSYLMLWIADQITIKGIGNGISIVIFLGIIVSMPSNLIATYNFWISNSGEEANIFFSGLLNFMIYIGVFFLVIFAVVLMNEAERKIPIQQTGSGLTDSQEHTPYLPLKLNNAGVIPVIFASAIISTPVTISQIIGSFDPANGFVIFTNDYLSFDSWYGITIFGILIILFTFLYSQVQINPEKIAENFQKSGTFIPGIKPGQDTSKYLASTINRLSFVGSFFLAAISVLPYIISKLTSLPSNLAIGGTGLIICISVSIQTTQQLKGRLIQQSFIEKKKEKFTEESKNTQTSHIW, encoded by the coding sequence ATGGCAAAATCAACTGTTGAAGATAAAAAAAATCAAAACAGAAAATTTGCTTTAAAATCACTTAATAAAAAAAACGATTTTGTAAAGACAAATTTCTTTATTAAAAATAAGGATTTGGTTTATAGAATCGCTTTTACTTTATTAGCACTTGTTATTATTAGAATTGGTGTTTATATTACAGTTCCTGGAGTTAGATTAGATCCTAAATTTGCTGCTGAAACTTCAAGAATTCAATTTTTTCAATTGCTTTCTACTCTAGGTGGGGGAAGTGTTGGAAGATTTTCTATTCTTGCTCTGGGAGTTTCACCTTATATTACTGCATCAATTATTGTGCAATTGCTTTCAACTGATGTTATTCCAGTTTTAACTAGATGAAATAAATCAGGAGAAAGAGGAAGAAAAAAACTTGATCGATTAACAAAAATTATTATGATTCCTTTTGCAATTATGCAAGCAGAAGCAACAATTTTTACCCTATCAAGTCAAGGGTTAATCACACCGGGTTGAGATGATGCGAATTCTTTGGCAGGCCCTGCCTTTTACTACATTTTGGTTCCTTTAATTATGTTAGCGGGTTCATATCTAATGTTATGAATTGCTGATCAAATCACAATTAAAGGAATTGGAAACGGAATTTCAATAGTGATTTTTTTAGGTATTATTGTTTCAATGCCATCTAATTTAATTGCAACTTATAATTTCTGAATATCTAATTCTGGTGAAGAAGCAAACATTTTCTTTTCAGGATTATTAAACTTTATGATTTATATTGGAGTTTTTTTCTTAGTTATTTTTGCTGTTGTTTTAATGAATGAAGCAGAAAGAAAAATCCCAATTCAGCAAACTGGTTCAGGATTAACTGATTCACAAGAACACACTCCTTATTTACCTTTAAAATTAAATAATGCCGGAGTTATTCCAGTAATTTTTGCTTCAGCAATTATTTCAACACCAGTAACTATTTCACAAATTATTGGTTCATTTGATCCAGCCAACGGATTTGTGATATTTACAAATGATTATCTTTCATTTGATAGTTGATATGGAATTACGATTTTTGGAATTTTAATTATTTTGTTTACCTTTTTATACTCTCAAGTGCAAATTAATCCTGAAAAAATTGCTGAAAACTTCCAAAAATCTGGAACCTTTATTCCTGGAATTAAACCTGGACAAGATACATCAAAATATTTAGCATCGACAATTAATAGACTGTCATTTGTTGGTTCATTTTTCTTGGCTGCTATTTCGGTTTTACCTTACATTATTTCTAAATTAACAAGTCTACCTTCTAATTTAGCTATTGGTGGAACTGGTTTAATTATTTGTATTTCAGTTTCAATTCAAACAACCCAACAATTAAAAGGAAGACTGATTCAACAAAGCTTTATTGAAAAGAAAAAAGAAAAATTTACTGAAGAGTCAAAAAATACTCAAACATCACATATTTGATAA
- the cdd gene encoding cytidine deaminase, whose translation MSLDKNTIFEQLTQLAKRSYAPYSNFRVSCIIYLKNNQQIIGVNVENAAYNPCICAERCALSQLYAQGYDKTDVDLVALYTDSKTFGSPCGTCRQTMSELLKNDQKIYIFNQQGFFDQFSVKDLLPYAFSDKNLKR comes from the coding sequence ATGTCATTAGATAAGAACACAATTTTTGAGCAACTAACTCAATTGGCAAAAAGATCTTATGCACCTTATTCTAACTTTAGAGTATCTTGTATTATTTATTTAAAAAATAATCAACAGATTATTGGAGTCAATGTTGAAAACGCAGCTTATAATCCTTGCATTTGTGCTGAAAGATGCGCGTTATCACAACTATATGCACAAGGTTATGATAAAACTGATGTTGATTTAGTTGCTTTATACACTGATAGTAAAACTTTTGGATCACCTTGTGGAACATGTCGTCAAACAATGAGTGAGTTATTAAAAAATGATCAAAAGATTTATATTTTTAACCAACAAGGATTTTTTGATCAGTTTAGTGTCAAAGATCTATTACCATATGCATTTTCTGACAAAAATCTCAAAAGATAA
- a CDS encoding adenylate kinase, giving the protein MNIMLLGAPGSGKGTQAEKLVNQNKFIQVSTGDLMRKEIDQNSKLGIECSKYMNQGKYVPDNIVNAIVEEFLKQTNDKLIFDGYPRTLDQAKALDEMLTKINKKIDFVFYIDVDTELLIKRISNRLVCQVCKASFNTIFRKPKVEGLCDFDHSVLVKRADDDLEKVKVRLETYNNQTLPLINYYKNSTKFITIKATDLTADQVFDVIKGAIS; this is encoded by the coding sequence ATGAATATCATGTTATTAGGAGCACCTGGTTCTGGAAAAGGTACTCAAGCTGAAAAGTTGGTTAATCAAAATAAGTTTATTCAAGTTTCAACTGGAGATTTGATGAGAAAAGAAATTGATCAAAACTCTAAACTTGGAATTGAGTGTTCGAAATATATGAATCAAGGAAAATACGTTCCAGATAATATAGTGAATGCAATTGTTGAAGAGTTTTTAAAACAAACAAATGATAAATTAATTTTTGATGGATATCCAAGAACTTTAGATCAAGCCAAGGCCTTAGATGAAATGCTAACAAAGATTAACAAAAAAATTGATTTTGTCTTTTATATTGATGTTGATACTGAACTATTAATTAAAAGAATAAGCAATAGATTAGTTTGTCAGGTATGTAAAGCAAGTTTTAATACTATTTTTAGAAAACCTAAAGTTGAAGGTTTATGTGATTTTGATCATTCGGTATTAGTTAAAAGAGCAGATGACGATTTAGAAAAAGTTAAAGTACGACTAGAAACTTATAATAATCAAACCCTACCATTAATTAATTATTATAAAAATTCAACTAAATTCATAACTATCAAGGCAACTGATTTAACAGCTGATCAAGTTTTTGATGTAATTAAAGGAGCAATTAGCTAG
- the map gene encoding type I methionyl aminopeptidase, with amino-acid sequence MISIKTSEQIEKIRTASKVLAQGLEILKQMIKPGVNCLELDQVFQDFITSKNCQSNFKGYHGFPKTICISINEQLVHGIPQNRVLQNGDIVSIDAGCTYQGWHADSAFTVVCGIAKNPKNDILISVTEKALELAIEQVKPGTRLGTIGFTIQRFVESFGFFIPRDYTGHGIGRALHEDPFIPNYGVENTGIRLQAGMVICIEPMVQMGTDKTKVLDDKWTVYSADHSMAAHFEHTILVTETGCEVLTKL; translated from the coding sequence ATGATCTCAATTAAAACTAGTGAACAAATTGAAAAAATCAGAACAGCAAGTAAAGTTTTAGCTCAAGGATTAGAGATCTTAAAACAAATGATTAAACCGGGTGTTAATTGCTTGGAATTAGATCAGGTTTTTCAAGATTTTATAACTTCAAAAAATTGTCAATCTAACTTTAAAGGTTATCATGGTTTTCCTAAAACTATTTGTATTTCAATTAATGAACAACTAGTTCACGGAATTCCTCAAAACCGAGTTTTACAGAATGGTGATATTGTAAGTATTGATGCAGGATGTACTTATCAAGGATGACATGCAGATAGTGCATTTACTGTGGTATGTGGTATTGCAAAAAACCCGAAAAATGATATACTTATATCGGTCACTGAAAAAGCATTAGAACTTGCCATTGAGCAAGTTAAACCTGGAACAAGACTTGGAACAATAGGATTTACAATCCAAAGATTTGTTGAATCTTTTGGTTTTTTTATTCCAAGAGATTATACAGGACATGGAATTGGTCGAGCTTTACATGAAGATCCATTTATTCCTAATTATGGTGTAGAAAACACTGGTATTAGATTGCAAGCTGGAATGGTTATTTGTATTGAACCAATGGTTCAAATGGGAACAGATAAAACTAAAGTTTTGGATGATAAATGAACAGTTTATTCAGCTGATCATAGTATGGCCGCACACTTTGAGCACACAATACTAGTTACTGAGACTGGTTGTGAAGTATTAACAAAATTATAG
- the infA gene encoding translation initiation factor IF-1, which translates to MAKETEMEFEGTVVEVLPNAQFKVQLENGIVINAHVSGKIRMHYIRILPGDKVTIVISPYDMTRGRITYRKISK; encoded by the coding sequence ATGGCTAAAGAAACTGAAATGGAATTTGAAGGTACTGTTGTTGAAGTACTGCCTAATGCTCAATTTAAAGTGCAATTAGAAAATGGAATAGTTATTAATGCCCACGTGTCAGGTAAAATCCGCATGCACTACATCCGCATTTTACCTGGAGATAAAGTAACTATTGTAATTTCGCCATATGATATGACACGTGGAAGAATTACTTATCGAAAAATTTCTAAGTAA
- the rpmJ gene encoding 50S ribosomal protein L36: MKVRSSVKQICDKCRVIRRKGRVMIICGTPKHKQRQG, from the coding sequence ATGAAAGTTAGATCATCAGTCAAACAAATTTGCGACAAATGTCGTGTAATTAGACGTAAAGGCCGCGTAATGATTATTTGTGGAACTCCAAAACACAAACAAAGACAAGGTTAG
- the rpsM gene encoding 30S ribosomal protein S13, whose protein sequence is MARISGVEIPNDKRVVISLTYIYGIGLSTAQNVLKTLNISEDIRVKDLTEEQIKNISAEISKYKTEGELRREVSLNIKRLMEIGSYRGLRHRKGLPARGQSSKTNARTVKGPRKTVANKKK, encoded by the coding sequence ATGGCTCGTATTAGTGGAGTTGAAATTCCAAACGATAAGAGAGTAGTTATTTCATTAACATATATTTATGGAATTGGATTATCAACAGCTCAAAATGTTTTAAAGACATTAAATATTTCTGAAGATATTCGTGTTAAAGACTTAACTGAAGAACAAATCAAAAACATTTCTGCAGAAATCTCAAAATACAAAACCGAAGGAGAATTACGTAGAGAAGTATCATTAAATATCAAACGTTTAATGGAAATTGGAAGTTACAGAGGATTAAGACACCGTAAAGGTTTACCTGCTAGAGGACAATCATCAAAAACTAACGCAAGAACAGTAAAAGGTCCAAGAAAAACTGTAGCTAATAAGAAAAAATAA
- the rpsK gene encoding 30S ribosomal protein S11, which produces MANPKPQGKKKIKKNIPKGIAHIHSTFNNTIVTISDEKGNVLSWSSAGALGFKGSKKSTPYAAQLISEAAAKGAMDNGVKSVAVEVKGPGPGRDAAVRALQMAGLDINSIKDTTPIPHNGVRPRKRPRG; this is translated from the coding sequence ATGGCAAATCCAAAACCACAAGGTAAAAAGAAAATTAAGAAAAATATTCCTAAAGGTATTGCTCACATTCATTCTACTTTTAACAATACTATTGTTACTATTAGTGATGAAAAAGGAAATGTTCTTTCTTGATCAAGTGCTGGAGCATTAGGTTTTAAAGGTTCAAAAAAATCTACACCTTATGCAGCACAATTAATTTCTGAAGCAGCAGCTAAAGGTGCTATGGATAATGGAGTTAAGTCTGTTGCAGTAGAAGTTAAAGGCCCAGGTCCAGGACGTGATGCAGCTGTTAGAGCATTACAAATGGCAGGATTAGATATTAATTCAATTAAAGATACAACACCAATACCACATAACGGAGTGCGTCCAAGAAAACGCCCAAGAGGTTAG
- a CDS encoding DNA-directed RNA polymerase subunit alpha, producing the protein MKQFMRPEFTLLKEDQDKNYAKFSVSPLERGFGTTLGNAIRRTLLAATPGASVFAIRIAGAAHEFTSISGIIENVTRIILNIKQLILKIDSKIYRDDEVAELKIKTTSEGAVYASDLELPAGVEILNKDLLIATVAEGGVLDLVLYAKNSRGYKTFKDNKNEKSIEPGMITIDSNYSPVIRVAYAVDTAKIGKSIDLEKLELEVETDGSISAVEAVSIASKILVAHLEFFINLSQEINDVEIIGLENEEEKELDKTVEELDLTQRSLNCLKRAGIDTLRELISKNEEEIASIRNLGRKSLKEIKEKVAQLRLTFRQS; encoded by the coding sequence ATGAAACAATTTATGAGACCAGAATTCACCCTTTTAAAAGAAGATCAAGATAAAAATTATGCAAAATTTAGTGTATCACCTCTAGAAAGAGGATTTGGTACTACTTTAGGTAATGCTATCAGAAGAACTCTATTAGCAGCAACTCCTGGTGCAAGTGTTTTTGCAATCAGAATTGCTGGTGCTGCTCATGAATTTACTTCAATTTCAGGAATCATTGAAAATGTTACAAGAATTATTTTAAATATTAAGCAACTAATTTTAAAAATTGATTCTAAAATTTATCGTGATGATGAAGTTGCAGAACTTAAAATTAAAACTACTTCTGAAGGCGCAGTTTATGCTTCTGATTTAGAACTACCAGCTGGAGTAGAAATTTTAAATAAGGATTTATTAATTGCAACTGTTGCTGAAGGCGGAGTTTTAGATTTAGTTTTATATGCTAAAAACTCACGTGGGTATAAAACATTTAAAGATAATAAAAATGAAAAAAGTATTGAGCCAGGAATGATCACAATTGATTCAAACTACTCACCAGTTATTAGAGTAGCTTATGCAGTTGATACAGCTAAAATTGGTAAATCAATTGATTTAGAAAAATTAGAATTAGAAGTTGAAACAGATGGCTCAATTTCAGCTGTTGAAGCAGTAAGTATCGCTTCTAAAATTTTAGTTGCTCACTTAGAATTCTTTATTAATCTAAGTCAAGAAATAAATGATGTTGAAATTATTGGTTTAGAAAATGAAGAAGAAAAAGAATTAGATAAAACAGTTGAAGAGTTGGACTTAACTCAAAGAAGTTTAAATTGTTTAAAGCGCGCAGGAATTGATACTTTAAGAGAATTAATTTCTAAAAATGAAGAAGAAATTGCTTCAATCAGAAATCTAGGACGTAAATCATTAAAAGAAATTAAAGAAAAAGTTGCTCAATTAAGATTAACATTCAGACAATCATAA
- the rplQ gene encoding 50S ribosomal protein L17, which yields MSYIQKRGQNTAWRTSLMRNLTTELIITERLEITETRAKELRKHFDKMITLAKRGDLHARRQAASWLRDIQADKKQTALQKLFNDLSKKYQDRNGGYTRILKLDNRKGDNAPMVIIELV from the coding sequence ATGTCATACATTCAAAAACGTGGTCAAAACACAGCTTGACGAACTAGTTTAATGCGTAATTTAACTACTGAATTAATTATTACTGAACGTTTAGAAATTACTGAAACTAGAGCAAAAGAATTAAGAAAACATTTTGACAAAATGATCACTTTAGCCAAACGTGGTGACCTACATGCAAGACGTCAAGCGGCAAGTTGACTAAGAGATATTCAAGCAGACAAAAAACAAACAGCTCTGCAAAAACTATTTAATGATTTATCTAAAAAATATCAAGACAGAAACGGTGGATATACTAGAATTCTTAAATTGGATAATCGTAAAGGTGATAATGCACCTATGGTTATCATTGAATTAGTCTAG
- a CDS encoding energy-coupling factor transporter ATPase, producing the protein MENKKLFDDFNSNKISDEDLNIFKLSLNKLYVELSELNQKYINLIRQDNFDKQQKDDLKLEIKNLKAKIHELASTKIFKDNLKNAEKLLKQVKKSKNQADIKKAEEEYSHAKYLFNEYKDAVNEQGRGAKLKKENDIAVEIKNLSFRYGLNFAKAIDNVSFSINKGEYVTIIGHNGSGKSTLSKILIGVLTAQEGEISIFGNKVTDTNIEQIRKFLGIVFQNPDNQFIGSTVEADIAFGLENKRVDPAKMPEIILQAAQKVGMQSALKKEPLNLSGGQKQRVAIASTLALDPDIMIFDEATSMLDPKGKREIKEIMVQLRGVKTIISITHDMDEILNADKVIVLDHAKLVKVGKPLEIVGDKEFLRKIQLDVPFVSLVKEELEKQGINVPNIQNIDELVDKICEV; encoded by the coding sequence ATGGAGAATAAAAAGTTATTTGATGATTTTAATTCCAATAAAATAAGTGATGAAGATTTAAATATTTTTAAGTTATCTTTAAATAAATTATATGTAGAACTATCTGAGTTAAACCAAAAATATATTAATTTAATAAGACAAGATAATTTTGATAAACAACAAAAAGATGACTTAAAATTAGAGATTAAAAATTTAAAAGCGAAAATCCATGAATTAGCCTCAACAAAAATCTTTAAAGATAATTTAAAAAATGCTGAAAAGTTATTAAAACAAGTTAAAAAATCAAAAAACCAAGCAGATATTAAAAAAGCAGAAGAAGAATATAGCCATGCAAAATATCTTTTTAATGAGTATAAAGATGCAGTTAATGAACAAGGACGCGGAGCTAAATTAAAAAAAGAAAATGATATTGCTGTAGAAATTAAAAACCTGTCATTTAGATATGGTTTAAATTTTGCTAAAGCTATTGATAATGTTAGTTTTTCAATTAATAAGGGTGAATATGTAACTATTATTGGTCATAATGGTAGTGGAAAATCTACTTTATCAAAAATTCTAATAGGTGTTTTAACTGCTCAAGAAGGAGAAATTAGTATTTTTGGTAACAAAGTTACTGATACAAATATTGAACAAATTAGAAAATTTCTAGGAATTGTTTTTCAAAATCCTGATAACCAATTTATTGGATCAACAGTTGAAGCAGACATTGCTTTTGGATTAGAAAATAAAAGAGTTGATCCAGCTAAAATGCCTGAAATTATACTACAAGCAGCTCAAAAGGTTGGTATGCAATCAGCTTTAAAAAAAGAACCTTTAAACTTGAGTGGTGGACAAAAACAACGTGTAGCAATTGCTTCAACTTTAGCTTTAGATCCTGATATTATGATTTTTGATGAAGCAACAAGTATGTTAGATCCTAAAGGTAAACGTGAAATTAAAGAAATTATGGTGCAACTAAGGGGAGTTAAAACCATTATTTCAATTACTCATGATATGGACGAAATTTTAAATGCCGACAAAGTAATTGTTTTAGATCATGCTAAATTAGTAAAAGTTGGCAAACCTTTAGAAATAGTTGGTGACAAAGAATTTCTAAGAAAAATCCAATTAGATGTTCCGTTTGTATCACTAGTAAAAGAAGAACTAGAAAAACAAGGAATAAACGTTCCAAATATTCAAAACATTGATGAGTTGGTAGATAAGATATGTGAAGTTTAA